DNA sequence from the Candidatus Zixiibacteriota bacterium genome:
TTCGATAACCGTCGCCGACTCGGCCATATTTTTTATAAACGCCGAGTCCCATTTTGGCGCCCGGGCAGAGGGAGAACTGAAGATAACCAGTCTATTCGGGTCAGGCGGTGATAGAAGCCTGAGGATTCTTTCAATTTCTGTCGGTTTATAGCTTTGAAATTCGGTAATCCCGAATACTTGGCGCTCGCCAAGCATAGGGTACACTGATAATTCCGAAAGGATTTCCACGCAGGAAACTTTTCGGCCGTTGAACCGCCGGTAGTTGGTCATGAGCTGTTTGTCGGGGAGAAACTCACGGGCGATATATTTTTCAGCTTCGACTATGCGATAGTCTTCGCTGCCGTAGAAATAGTACGCCGTTTTGAACTTGCCCGCAGAGATATCATTCAGCAGTTGTTTTGGGGTCAAGCTTTTGCTTGAAAAGGCCATAGCGAGAAGTATACCACTTCCACTAGAGAAGGGTCAACCTAAAAGAGAATCATGGGCAGCGTTATCTGTATCGGGTACCCAGGCCAGAGCGAATTTGTACTTTTTACGAAAATCTATTGCCTTTTCAAGAAGTACCGCGAATGGTTCCGGGCCGCGCTCCTGACCGTTGACCTGATTTATAATTGAGAGATTATTTCCAAAGATTTTGAATGTCCGCGAAGAGAAGTACTTTTGATTGGAGTCAATAAACTCAAGCAAGGCAAGGAGCGAGGCAAAATCAGAGTGATTTTTGTCGACGCCACTAAATGGCGCCTTGAAACGTATTCCGACATCGGGAATATAAAAAGTGACCACGGCGCTTTTGCCCGATGGGTTATTCTTTGGCAGATCGAAGGTTCCGAAATAACAATCCATGACAAGGGAACTGCAATTGTCATGCCGTCGTACATCAAGTTCCCTCCTTATTGGGAATGAATCACTTAGAGGGGTTGAGCTATGGTTTGTGAAGAAAGATGTCGCAAGAGGATTCATATCTCTTTTTAAGTTTTCTTGGGGAAAACAAAAAGTACCTTGTCCTGAGATTTGTATTAGCTCGGTGACAAGGTACTTTCGTGAGGGGTGACATCAGGTCTTTTGCCTGATGTCCAATATCTATCGGGCTCGATATCGAGCCATGTTCAATCAGTTAGCCTCGGGAATTCCAATTGTTGTCTCTGAACATCTGGTCCATATCGCGTTTGAAGGTTTCCCAATTGGACTCAGTCACATCAGACATGCGGTCAAGCGCATCCTCAAGACTTGTCTTTTGGAATTCAAGTCTTTCTACTTCGGCATTTAGTGTGCTGCCACCCTGGTTATCAACTCGATCCTTGAGGGCTTCAATGTTGGTTTCCAGCGAATCAATCCGATTGTTTATCATAACTGAATACTCTTTGCGTTGAGCGTCAAGATAATCCTCGTTTGCTTCCTGGGAATTCTCGCGCTGCTCCTCAACAGCCTTACGTCGTACTTCGGCAATTGTATCATCGCTGTCGGTTTGACAGGAGATGACCGTAAATGATGCGGCAAACGCCAACGCCATTGATGACATCAACTGGATGATTCTCTTGAAATGTTTTGTTGTGCTCATAATAACTACCTCGTTTTTGGTTTTTGGTGTTCTACTCTCTACCGGCAAATGCCAGTACCCCTTAATAACTTTTTGAATCCCCTCGATTTGACTGCTGTCTGCACGTTCATACAGACAACAGTATCTGGACTATTCGATCCGCGTTAATTCTGTGATTACATGCCCTGAATTACGTGGTAGATTTCGTCTTTGGTCTTACCGGTCTTCTTTTGAAGTCGGCCAAGCAATTCATCTTCCTTACCTTCGACGAACATAAGGTCGTCATCGGTAAGATCAGCGTATTGCTGTTTCAGTTTCCCCTTTATCTCGTTCCAGTTTCCTTTGAAATGATAATCTGCCATTGTCTGTGCTCCTCATGACATGTGCGCAACAGTGGATGAAATCCACGCGTTGCTTTAAATTAAACTTTCGGTCCATCCGTAGGGCTCTCCTCGCCAGCGCTATCCCACACAACACTTTTTTTGAAAGTGAAGTGTAACCAAGGTCAGCGCGGCGCTTAAAGCGGTCGGCGTCCCTGGATTACCCGTATCAATACGGCTACAATTGCGACAACCAAGAGGACGTGTATAAAACCGCCCATGGTGAACCCGGTAACTAATCCCAGTGCCCAAAGGATCAGTAGAATTACAAATAGTGTCCAAAGCATTATCTACTCCTTCCTATAAAAAAGCGGCCTGGGCTGACTTCCCCCGCCCGCCGTTTCGACTTTCCTGTGTGAGCACCCATATTTAATTTCAATTTCTTATGATCAACGGATCATTGTCTTGTGGTGCTTCAATATAAAACAGGATGTCGTTCATATGTTCTACAGAGTATCGCTACCCGCGAATTCAGCCGAGTTATTGTGGCCGAATTTTTCAGCTTTACTTAGACCCTGCGAAATTTTATCTTTGATGCTTCCCATTTTTTCAGTGAGAGTACCGCGCAGTTCGCGGCCCGATTTTGGCGCGAAGAGAAGGCCGAGGCCCGCTCCCAGTAATGCGCCCAAGGTTAAACTACTCATAAATCCTCCGTTTCCAGAAACGGGGTGATTAAACATATCGCCCTTGGTTCTTCTGGCTTCCTAATTGTGATTTTTTGTCACGAATAAATGAACCGGCCTTTTCAAGCCCTTGATCCACTTTGCTTGTTATATCCTTGCCTTTGGTGACAAGTTGCTCGCGCATCTCGCGCCCACTTTTCGGAGCGTAAAGAAGCGCAATACCGGCGCCAATTAGCGCGCCGATAAGGAATTGTCCCCAGCCGATACTCGGCCCGGAACTAATATCGCGGTGTAATGCGTATTGTAAATCTGTGTTATACATTGCGTCCCTCGTCTGTTTGAGAGGTGTAATCTGACATTCTATTTTTGCCAAAATTCTTTACGCTCTGGATGCCTTCCTCAGCCATTCCTTTTACCTGCTTGCTTTTGTCCACAATCATCTGACGGACTTCGGAACCCGGACGGGGCGCATACAGAAAAGCTACTTCCGCTCCGATTGCGGCACCAAGGAGAAATGTGCCCCATGAGCTTCCACTGTTTGAAGGATCGTTATATGGCATCGTGTACCTCTACTTTCGGTTGATGGTTTTGTGTACGATTAAATATTGACTGGACAAACATTGTCAATCCGCCGCGTACGATATTTAGCAAACGTGTGGCTGTATCAATCGGCACTTCGACTATTGACCCGACTTTGGAAACGATCCGGTTACCCTGATCGGACCATCCTCGGGCGGTGTGCATTATG
Encoded proteins:
- a CDS encoding CsbD family protein — protein: MADYHFKGNWNEIKGKLKQQYADLTDDDLMFVEGKEDELLGRLQKKTGKTKDEIYHVIQGM
- a CDS encoding lmo0937 family membrane protein, which produces MLWTLFVILLILWALGLVTGFTMGGFIHVLLVVAIVAVLIRVIQGRRPL
- a CDS encoding YtxH domain-containing protein, which codes for MSSLTLGALLGAGLGLLFAPKSGRELRGTLTEKMGSIKDKISQGLSKAEKFGHNNSAEFAGSDTL
- a CDS encoding YtxH domain-containing protein, coding for MYNTDLQYALHRDISSGPSIGWGQFLIGALIGAGIALLYAPKSGREMREQLVTKGKDITSKVDQGLEKAGSFIRDKKSQLGSQKNQGRYV
- a CDS encoding YtxH domain-containing protein, whose protein sequence is MPYNDPSNSGSSWGTFLLGAAIGAEVAFLYAPRPGSEVRQMIVDKSKQVKGMAEEGIQSVKNFGKNRMSDYTSQTDEGRNV